The sequence below is a genomic window from Anopheles cruzii chromosome 3, idAnoCruzAS_RS32_06, whole genome shotgun sequence.
GTCCTCCGCAGAGTTGCGGCACTTTCCGCTTTACTTGAGTGTATGTGGTTATGGCCTTTTCTTACATCCTTTACCAGTTTAGAAcaccggcgtgtgtgtgtctgtaatAAAACGGTGTATTTAGTACGGTGCCACAGGTAAATAGTGTATGGACCCACACGAGCCCGTAAAGTTTGAAGTCCACTCCACGCGCACCGCACTCCATTAGATTATTTTTGGCAAGCAATGCGTCATTAACGGTATCTGCAAAAGCTGCTTCCGGGAAGGGAGCAAGGAATCGCCGGGAATTTTGATTGACCTTCGCGTCGAGACCCAAAACTGCGCAAACGGTTCAATGGCGCAGTGTTTTGGGCTAAAAGTAACAAGAAGCTTACCGTTCTCGTAATCGCCATCCTTAGCGACGGTCGTCGTGCCGTCGGCCGCAGGTTTCGTGACACCGTGCAGAGCgagcagccccagcagcagcactaccaGGGAGCGTCCCCGGTCCACCCGTCTCCAGCTCGGCCTTGCGCACCGTTTGACGCACATAATTACTATCTTTAGCTTTGAACTTTAGCACTACGCCTccagcacttccggtggccactctTCCACGGTTGACCGCAACCTTCCCGCCCACCGGGCGTGAAATGTGAGGCCTATTTCTCAGGAACCTCGCCAAATTgacgattttattttcacttctcGCTTCGCTTTTCACTGACTTTTCACACAGCACGTCGCGGGCACAGGAAGGCCTTTGGCCGATGGTGCTTCGTTCGCTTTCATCGCCCACGAACGGAAGCGACACTCGAGCGGCTCACTCACACTTCCGATGGTTCCGTCGTGACAGTCGGGAACCAGCTGGGCGGGTACCTCTCCGGTAACACCCGGACAcagccacacgcacgcactgaAACACACACTGAAACACTCTGGCCCCACTCTGGGTTCGGGGAGCGGAGCTCTGCACACATCGCGGCACTTCAGCAGCCCTTCGCGACTCGCGGCCACTCCATCACAGTTCTGCGGGGAAAAGAAGCAAATCGAGCGGCCTTAAAATAAGTTTCTCGAAAACCCAACACAAAGCCCTCGAGCGCCGACCAGaaccgcaaccgaaacgaCAATGTCGCCGTTAGCCGGTGGTCCGGTCAGTGCCCACTTCCGGCGCTTCCCGAAAACCGGTACTAAATCTACGAGGCGGATAAATAACGCCACCTGCTGGAGGCGTTATTTACGACACCGCACTTGTGCGGAAGTTAGCGGCCAACGAACTTCTTCGAAGTACTTTCGCGTGGCCTTGCCACACCGCGGCCTTGCCGACCGGTCAATGTTTTGatgttcgattcgatttccttCGATCCGCCAACATCAGGAGTGCCCGGGGCACGGATGGCCTCAGGTTTCGCTAGGGTTTCCTTCCCCCGAGTTCCTGCGCCGGGCACTGATGGAAAAGGgaggaaattaattaatttatcaccCGCTTcgaacacgcacgcacttttTCGGATTTCTCGCCGCGAAGGCCAACCGGCACGTGAAACTCGAGCTCGATTTTGATCGAGTTTTATTCGGCGTCTTGATTCGGTGCTGGGTGCCGGTCGTGAAGATTGGTCCGTTCGGCTGGGCAAGGCCCAACTACAATCGGAAGCCTCGGCGAAGGAGAACAACACGTTAACATTCCCGGCGTGCGGCTACGGCTGACTGATGACGAAATTGCTGATCTATTAACAAGACGCGCTGGCCCCATCGGTTATCGCTTCGGATCGCTGTTCGTGACAGTTTCACCGCACGGAACCATCGCGTTTGCTGTCGACGAACAACTTTCGCCACACAATCGATAAATCCAGACTTGGGCCTGTCACGTGCCGACATCTTCTCCCACGCGGTGTCTCACATCACCCGGGACAATTCATCTTCTCGCACCGTAAtcccatccggtccggtcaccgCCGATGGTCGTCCAGCACCGCAttcgcacaaacacacacatgaaaccgaaaaataaCACTCACATCAAATCGGACAATAAAACCCTCGGCAGCTCGGCAGCCCGACCATCGAAGTCAACTCCGTCAACTAAACCGGTGCACACTTACGGTAGGCAATGGTTACTGAGACGGAGCGAATCACTACGCTGTCGTAACGATGGCAACCCTCACTGCGGACGGTGGACAAGATTCTAAAAGTGGCCGAAAAGCCATCGCAAAACCCGCGACTCGCAATGCTCGGCGATTGTTTGTGCCGTCCGGACACACTTGTTTGTTCGCACGCTCAACCGGACTCCATAATGGTTAGTGTCGGGGATTAGTGGGAAGATAAACGGAGCAGGAcgcgcccacacacacacgcacccgcgcACGGACCGGacgcgaaaccggaaacaattACACGGGACGCACGAACGGTCAGACCTTACGCACGCTGCTCACGAGACGATCCGTTCGGGTTTGCGGCCAAACTCTCACTGGCGGAGAGTTTCGGCGGATACGGCGAATCCGATGGGACCGAATCGTCCGAACGCAGCCAGCGGGCGCCCGTGGCCACTAAGCACCGAATTCGGCCGAACCATTCACCAGCGCGAGATGAGATGCTAAATTCGCGTCATCCGTCGGTGCTGAAAGTGAGTCACGCTGTTCAATGAGTAGAGTGCTCACGCCCGAGACGCACGTCCgttgagaaaataaacaaatcttTCCTCGGTTTTTCGCACTATCATCGTGccgcctctcgctctcgtgtGCGGTGTTTCCGTGAGAGAGCCGTTCTCGGGATTTTCCTCCCAAGTGAGAAGCTGCGGCACAGTATAGTGAGAAAAGCTGATAAGCAGGCGAGCAGCATCTCACCGTTTCCAGTGAGCTACCGAATGAAGGGGAAAAGTCCTGAACGGACGACGTCAGCAAAAAGTGGCACGCTGCGTGACCATCAATCGACCGCCTCGTAACAATACCTTTGTTGCAACACATCCTTTGAGTAGGATTTCCCTATCAACAGCTACCCAATTCAGATTTGCTTCATACTAAGTTTATTCTACGAATGCTACTCCTAACCTACTCTCCTCTACCTTCCACCGTGTTGTTATCAGGCAACGACCGGATTGGCTCCGAGAACGCGTTGCAACACAATTCCCGCGTTGGCCGGCAACGAGAACCGGTTCGGGTTGATTCTTGCACCCTGCGCCACGGGGACCTGCAGTGAGCTGGCGACAACCGTCATGCGGGATGGTTTGCTGTCCGGGAAAACCCTGCCCAGGTTGAGTTGCACCGGTTTGTCGTTGAAATTGAGCGCTACCACCGCATAACCCAGCCCGGCCACCCTCCGTCGGTACACCACCAGATTGCCACCATTGACGACGCGCAGTTCGAAGCTACCCTCCGCCAGCAGCCGACGCTTCCGGTAGTGCGTTAGTTGGATGAACGTTTTCAGGTGACTCTTCGGGGCCGCCAACTGTTGGGCCACATTCAGCTCCCGGTAcccgtcggccaccggaagccaggTACGCGCTGCATCCGAGAACCCAGCGTTCGTCGCGTTGCTCCACTGAAACGGAGTACGGACCGGATCGCGCGAGTACAGGGTGTAGGTCGCTTCATCCGCGTTACAGGCAGCCGGATCAATCGTGTCCGCCCACGAGATGTACTGATCGACCATGGCGATCTCCTCGCCGTAGTACGTCACCGCGATGCCGGGCAGCGTTTGGAGCGCAATGTTGTACAGATCGGCCCGCGGCACTCCGAGGCGGGTGGCCACTCGACTGTTGTCGTGATTACCCAGTACCCAGTTGGCGATCGATCCGCGTGGCATCGCCTTCAGCCAGCTCTCCACCAGATCGGCAAACTGTTGGCCTGTACTGTTGATGGTCAGGTAACTGATCAGCTGGAAGTTGAACGGGATCTGTGCTCCCGGCGCATCACGCGTCCCATAGAAACGGGTCGTATTCTCCAGACTGGTGTACGCCTCGGTGAGGATGATGCGCGTGAAGTTATCCGTGGCCGTAAACTCGTCCACGACGGCACGCCACTGGTGCACCATGTCGTACGTTTCCGGCTGGTCCTTCGTCTCGGTGTGCACCAGGAAGGCCGGATTGTCCGGATCGTTGCGCACCAGTCCCGAGGCCGGTTCGTCCCGGTACCGGTCACCGACCACGTCGCTTTCGAACAGATACGGCAGCGCATCGATGCGGAACCCGGCGATGCCCTTGCCCAGCCAGAAGCGCATCACGTTCTTCATCTCCTCGACCACGGCCGGGTTACGGAAGTTAAGGTCCGGTTGCTTGCGCTGAAACTGGTGCAGATAGTACTGCTGGCGCTTGTCGCTCCACTGCCACGCGCTACCGCGGAACACGCTGATCCAGTTCGACGGTGGTTGCCGCGTGCCGTTACCATCGGCGACTCCGTCGTGCCAAATGTAGTAGTCCTTGTACGGTGCCACACCATCCTCCGACAGGCGGAAGAACTCGTGCTCGTCGCTCGAGTGGTTCGGCACAAAGTCGAGGATCAGCTTGagcccgatcgatcggcactTGGTCGCCAGCTCCTCAAAGTCCTCCATCGTGCCGTACTCTTCCTGGATCGCGTAGAAATCGGAAATGTCGTACCCGAAGTCGTTCATCGGCGACTTAAAGATGGGCGACAGCCACACGCCATCGATGCCGATCTGCTTAAGGTaatcgatcgtttcggtgATTCCTGTAACGCAATAGAAACCCCGCCGATGACTACCGGGCTGTGCTGTAGCCAAAAGCCAGTAACGTACCTTTCAGATCGCCGATCCCATCACCGTCCGAGTCCTTGAACGATCGCGGATAGATCTGGTAGAAGTTACCCCGCTCCCACCAGTCAAACTTTTTCGCCTCCTGGCCGTTCGTGTGAGTGGCAGCAAGTGCCAGGAAGGTCGTCAGCAATGCCACCGTAATAGCCATCGTGTCGCGTTTGGTTCCGCATAGACAGTATTGACGATTCATTCAAATCGCTGGCTGTTTTATAGTGGAAAAGGGGCCACATTTGTGGTatcatttgaattttcaatTCTCACAGCATCCCGGAAAAATGTTATTTTGATGCGCGGAGCTTGTTTGCACCGAACACATTCAGGTTATGAATTCCGGTTAGATGATGGTACAGCTGATGTGGTCGAACGCTACGTAACACAATTCGTTGAATAAtcgggagaaaaaaaggtgaaaaccACTCTACAGCGCACTGCAGGTTACGCAGGACCGTTGACCACGTGTTTGACTCCTCGTGGCCAAAACTCGTAATTAATTTACACAGCAAATGTAACAATGCGATTCCGCTGATATCGATGCAAACACTCGCACATCCGTTTACGCGGGCCTGAAACCAATAGCCTAAACGGGCgggcgaccggccggccgggatggatggatggatggcgaCGGCCGGTCCGTAACTCATGCCAACCAGACAACCGAGCGAGCGGTTCCATCTGTGCAAACACTTGACCGATTAATCGATTGTTTGTCGGCGGTTTCCgaaccccgggaccggggctGTCGGCCAGCATTAGATAAACTACACATTCTGTTACAGACGGACGGGCCTTATCCAAGGACATTACAACGCCCATTTGGCCTAATAACAACGACGGATTGAGtgatgtgtttattttattgatcCACTTCGCCAACGTTTCGCCCGTTCCCGGGTTAATGGCGATCATCGCTGCTGGAACTGTGAGTGCTGGGCGTTGTGCCCCAAAAATGCGTCCATTTCCAGCTGCTATTTTTTGTTAATGAAACAACATTTGAAAAAGGCCGTATCTGGTACACACTACGTTGcagtttaattgaataaatgtAAAATCGTTGCTATTCGGTTCAACACTCTGTCAAATTGATCTTTCATTGCCTCTTTATAGTTTCATTGTGAATTTATTACATTAtaattatttctttctttatttacTCCCATTCGAAATATCGTAATCTAGCCTTTACTTTTACAAATATAGCAATTATATCTGATCTACGCGCGTTGTGGAGATTAACCTGAAGCCCTGCTTCAGTGTAATGAATGTGCCTTCATGGTTTGGGGGCTCCATCAAGTCAGGTGGCTTTTTACCCTACGTTGTGTAAACGCTTCCGCACACCCCATTCACTTTAGTGCAGCGGCTTAAAGCCATTTCGGCTTACGCTGGCCAGGCACGTGCGGTGCGGACACAACGCTCGCTCGTCGTGCCCATTGCTGATACGGCGAGCATAATTTGTGCCCTCTTTCTGTTTGACTTGGCTCAATTTTTCACTTCCTCCTGCAGCGCCCCACGCAAAGAGTGCCCGAAATTGTTGTCCGCCCGGAACACATCGTGTACAAacagcgcgtgtgtgttacAGATGCCGCGCTCGCCCGGAACACCCGGGTGGAACGGGGCCGAACGAGAGATGAAACTCAAAACCATAAATGACCCATAAACCGGAACTCTTTTGCCGCCCTGGGCAACGTGCGCCGCTGGGGCGAGTGACATCCCACGGGGATGggcatatttattttatcttcaTCTACGCACGACGCATCGGCGGCGTGGCCACGGTCGCCAGCCGGAGGTGCGAGCacaggaacaacaacaacacaatccACAGCCCATCGAGCACAAGTTGATTAATTAAGCTAGTAAATAATTTTGTCCGCTTCATTTCGCACCCTCCGGTTGATGGACGGGCCCTTTCGGTGGCGGAAATGGTTTAATGAAGAAAGGAGATACATAAAAAACCGGGCCGCCGACCATCATTTGTGGGATTTATGCTTTTGCGAACTGGCCCTGCGTGGATGTTGTTGCTTGTGGACTTGTCAATTGTACAAATCATCAAGTGTAGAGCAACCACTTGGAACTGCTGGGTCGCGTGGGATgctttctctcactctctttccctctctcgtCATAAATACGATATCCACAGAGTGCACCACTAATGCTTTGCTGACTTCCGGTCCTTGCGCTGAAACGTGAACCGAatcggaaatggaacgaaaacaaatgaatcCATCAGCGGCCGGGCGGGTGGCGGCGCAAGTTTCACTAGATGCGTGGCCGGGGGTCGGGTTGTTAATTTTGTAACCATTCCACCAATGAAACCAGAACCGGATCGTCGTTCTGCCGCACCATTGTGCGAACGAACGGCACAAAATTCATCGCGCCATTCacgacggcaacggtggccgccCGTCGCTGATGTCACGGCCTTCAAAGGAATATCAGTTTGCCAACGGCGGCCCGTTGATTTCCGGTGCATTGCAGGGCCACTTCCCGGAACCGTGCGGTGGTGCGTTGCGTAGGACCGTGTCGGTATTCGCATCATTATCATCcgcgcgaaaggaaaaactgtTTGGGAGGGTATGACCCTCCCACAATGTCGTTAAAAACTCCAAAAAATACAACCAACAATATTACGATGTGGAAGGGAGCGTTTCCAAGAAAAATCGATTTAATTTAAGCCATATTCTGACGATGTGTGAGTGTTTGCCGAAAAAACttgaacaaaaataatcaactctttatttgtttctttgtgcTATTTAAACTTGCAATAATTTAAAGTGCACTTTAGTATGATTTAAATCGAAGCCGCGAGTTCGTTGCCCTTCATGTTGAACTTTAAATTGTTATTCCGAAGCGATTCGAATGATCCCGATTAGCACGAAGATGCGCATTCCTTTTCGGGGTTTGCGCCCCGCCCACCCTGCGCCCCGGCTACAGTGCGTGTGGGAATCGTTTGCAGATTCCTCCGACAAATGGTCTGTGCTCTGTGGAATGCTGGCCCACAAATGATGCGGTGATCGATCCTCATTAGTAGCGGGTAGTGATTAGAGCGGCCGCTGCGTATCTGTGCGCTATGCCGGCGATGCCGTGTTATCAGCTTTATGAAGCACAACAATTTTGCCACACTTAACCCGTCGCCGGCGGCGCGCGGTGTCAAAAGGTGGCACATTAACCTACGCCACTAGTTTAGCGTCAATTGCTGCTATCGGTCACCGGGGGTCGTCCATTCCGAGCGGGCAGgaggaaaattaaacaaacatcgcaataaaattatgcttccaCCCCGACGGGGCGTTGATGGTAATACCTTTATTGGATTCATATTCATTTTTTAGTTCTTCGCTTAAAGCATAACAACTCAAAGGGTAAAGAAAGGTAGAAAAAACGCATATTTCACACTTCAACATCACTAATTCCCCGAAACCGGAGACTGGTCCTGCATAGCCGAGTTCGCActtttcgagttcgagttcaCCAAATTCAACTTTCCGTTGCCACCGGGCACTTCACGCCAAGCGGATTCTCTTCGAACACGGTCGCCTTACGTCCGCCGGCGGACTGGACGTTGCGAAACGCGACGTACGGTACCTTCACCGGTGCCCAGTTGGCCGCCGCTGGCAGCGTTTCGCCCTGCGTAACGTACAGCGTTTGTTGGTGCAGGGCGGCCACTTGCTTCGTGAAGCTCTTCTCCTCAAGCCGCCGACCGTCGGCCCCGGACAGGACATTGAATCGGACATCCTTCAGCCCGAACAGGCTTTCCACTTCGCACCGGAGTTGGTCGAAAGTCAGTGCCAccccggttcggtttccggtgaGCAGCAACGAAGCTTTACGGGAAGCCGGCCCGGTTTGGTAGCGGGGAACGATGGCTTCGTCGAGCAGCAGGTTCACCCACCGGGAGGCCGGCAGTTCACGATCTTCCGGTGAGCAGATGGTGATTGTCAGCGTGGTGCCCTTCAGCTCTTGCGCTTCCTCAATGAGCACCGGTTTGTTGGCCGCTTCCGGTACGTACGGAGCGAACGGGGACTTGACGGTGCTGACGATGAAACTCTGATGGCTTTCGGCTACACGGCGCACCTCACCGTCACCCCCTGCGGTCACGGTGTAGTAGATAAGTaccgggtcggtcgggatgAGTTTGGCCTTTTTCTTCAGCTTCTGGATACGATTGATGATCTCGCGTGCCGTTCCTTCGCGCATCAGCTCCTCGTTCGGGGTCATATCGAGCAGGACGAGCACATCGTTATCACTGTGCGCCTCGAACGCCTCGTTGCCGCCGCTGAATTGATAGATCAACCGGATCTCCTCCAGCTCCACCCTATGGCCGGCGATTGTAAAGTACCCCGCAGCCATTTGGCGCGTGATCTCTTCGTCCGTCAGCTGCTtgatggccagcagcaccTGCTTGAAGTCGTTCTTCAGGCGCACGCCGAGCGTCTTATGGTCGGCTTCGGCACGCATCTTCACTCCGTAACGCTGGCGTTCGGAGCTGAGCGTCATACGTCGCACATTCAGCTCATCCAAAATGAATGCTTCAAGCGAACGCACGTCGTCAAGATACTCCTGGCTTTGGTGCACCACGATCACTTCGGTGAGCGGATACTTGATCGGCATCGTGCGCCGATCACGCATCACCCGCCCGAGCTCGACGACGGCCTGCATCCGTGCTACGGCTCGCTCGATCTTCACGTTAATATAGCGCCCCTTCGACGCAGGCATCATCTGGTAGTGGACGGAACCGTCCAGCGGTTCCTTCGACAGTAGCCGTAACCGTTGGAACATGAATTCCGTCAGGTAGGGCGTGAAGGGGGCCATCATCTTGaccatcgccagcagcacaTCGTAAAGCGTGTCGAGCGCGTGGTAGCAATCCTCCACACCGTACTCTCCCTTGATGCGCTTCCGGTTCATCCGGACGTACCAGTTCGTCAGCTGGTCGATGAAGCGCGTCAACCGTGGCACGACCGTGTACAGCCGGTACGCCTTCATTTCCTCCGTGACGAATTTGAGCAACGATTCCTTGAACGAGATGATCCAAACATCCATCACGTTCGTCGATCGTTTCTCAGCGTGCCGTACCGGATCGTATCGGTAGACGACACCCTCCTCTTTCGTGAAGCGGTCGACGTTCTGGAAGAGGAACCGGAACGCGTTGAACCATGGCAGAAACACGTCCTTAATGATGTCCCGGACACCCTCCTCCTTGAAGCGGAGATTCTCGGCCCGCACCACCGGCGAGTTGATGAGATAGAGACGCAGCGCATCGGCTCCGTACTTGTTGACCACCTCCATCGGGTCGGGATAgttctttttgcgtttcgaCATCTTTTgtccgtcggccgccagcaccagcccCGTTACGTTCAGGTTCTTGAACGGGGCTTTGTTGAAGAGCGCCGTCGAGATGACGAGCAGCGTGTAGAACCAGCCGCGCGTCTGATCGATCCCTTCGGCAATGAAGTCCGCCGGAAAGTTGTTCATAAACTCGGTCGGATTCTCGAACGGATAGTGACTCTGGGCGAACGGCATCGAGCCCGACTCGAACCAGCAGTCAAACACTTCGGCGATGCGCCGTAGCGGCGGgttgccggccaccgccgacggaATCTCGATGTGATCGATGCTCTCGCGGTGGAGATCCGTCACCCGGACGCCCGAGTAGCGCTCCAGCTCGTCGATGCTGCCAATGCACACGATCTCCTTTCCATCGGGCGATATCCACAGCGGAATCGGTGTTCCCCAGTACCGGTTACGGCTGATGGCCCAATCGCGTGCTTCGCGCAACCAGTTGCCGAATCGTTTCTCCTTCACGTAGCTCGGCACCCAATAAGTCTGCGAGCTGCAGCTTAGCAGCTGCTTGTTCATGTGCTCCACGCGCACAAACCACGACGGAACGGCCTTGTAAATGAGCGGTGTATCCGATCGCCAGCAGAACGGATAGTTATGCTTAACCTGCGACGCTAGCACCAACCGGCCGCGCTCCTTCAGCAGCTTCACGATGTGCTTATCCGCATCCTTCACGTACTGCCCACAGAAATCGGTCACCGGATCGACAAACTTGCCGCTCGCATCGACCGGGCAGACGATCTCCTGGTCGCGCCGGATCACCCCGTTTGCCAGACACACGCGGTAATCGTCCTCGCCGAAGTACGGTGCCTGGTGGACCACACCCGTACCGGACTCCTCCGTTACGTACGTATCGGTCAGCACACGGAACGCCACGTCGTCATACTTGCGGAAGTAATCGAACAGTGGCTCGTACCGCAACCCGGCCAACTGTGCGCCCGGGAACCGATCGACGATTTCGTAATTTTCTGGCCCCTTAAACAGCGCCTCCAGCCGGCACTCCATCACGATGTAAAACTTTCCGGTGCGCAATTCCTTCACCCGCACGTACACCAGCTCCGGGTGGACGCAGCAGGCCAGGTTCGAGGGCAGGGTCCACGGTGTGGTCGTCCACCCGACGAGTGCCGCCCCGTCCTTATCACCGACGAGCGGGAACGAAACGAATACGGCCGGGTCCGTCACCTCCTTGTAGTTTTGGCCCGACTCGAAGTTGGACAGTGCCGTGGTGCAGGCGGTCGAGTACGGCATCACCTTCACGCCCTGGTACACCAGCCCTTTGGCGTACAGCTGCTTAAACACCCACCAAATCGACTCCATGTACCACGGGTACAGGGTCTTGTAGTCGTTCTTGAAGTCGATCCAGCGACCCATCCGACCCACAATCTGTTCCCACTCGTTCGCGTACCTCATCACAATCTTGCGGCACTCATTGTTGTACGCCTTGATGCCCATCCGGGCCACGTCTTCCGGGCCGCGGATGTTGAGCGTCTTGTCAATCTCGTACTCCACCGGCAGCCCGTGACAGTCCCAGCCGAAGCGCC
It includes:
- the LOC128274995 gene encoding probable maltase; this encodes MAITVALLTTFLALAATHTNGQEAKKFDWWERGNFYQIYPRSFKDSDGDGIGDLKGITETIDYLKQIGIDGVWLSPIFKSPMNDFGYDISDFYAIQEEYGTMEDFEELATKCRSIGLKLILDFVPNHSSDEHEFFRLSEDGVAPYKDYYIWHDGVADGNGTRQPPSNWISVFRGSAWQWSDKRQQYYLHQFQRKQPDLNFRNPAVVEEMKNVMRFWLGKGIAGFRIDALPYLFESDVVGDRYRDEPASGLVRNDPDNPAFLVHTETKDQPETYDMVHQWRAVVDEFTATDNFTRIILTEAYTSLENTTRFYGTRDAPGAQIPFNFQLISYLTINSTGQQFADLVESWLKAMPRGSIANWVLGNHDNSRVATRLGVPRADLYNIALQTLPGIAVTYYGEEIAMVDQYISWADTIDPAACNADEATYTLYSRDPVRTPFQWSNATNAGFSDAARTWLPVADGYRELNVAQQLAAPKSHLKTFIQLTHYRKRRLLAEGSFELRVVNGGNLVVYRRRVAGLGYAVVALNFNDKPVQLNLGRVFPDSKPSRMTVVASSLQVPVAQGARINPNRFSLPANAGIVLQRVLGANPVVA
- the LOC128269703 gene encoding isoleucine--tRNA ligase, cytoplasmic, giving the protein MDNISSDELTRLPETINFSAEEEKVLAYWQSEKVFENCLRQSKGKPRYTFYDGPPFATGLPHYGHILAGTVKDIVTRYAHQQGYHVERRFGWDCHGLPVEYEIDKTLNIRGPEDVARMGIKAYNNECRKIVMRYANEWEQIVGRMGRWIDFKNDYKTLYPWYMESIWWVFKQLYAKGLVYQGVKVMPYSTACTTALSNFESGQNYKEVTDPAVFVSFPLVGDKDGAALVGWTTTPWTLPSNLACCVHPELVYVRVKELRTGKFYIVMECRLEALFKGPENYEIVDRFPGAQLAGLRYEPLFDYFRKYDDVAFRVLTDTYVTEESGTGVVHQAPYFGEDDYRVCLANGVIRRDQEIVCPVDASGKFVDPVTDFCGQYVKDADKHIVKLLKERGRLVLASQVKHNYPFCWRSDTPLIYKAVPSWFVRVEHMNKQLLSCSSQTYWVPSYVKEKRFGNWLREARDWAISRNRYWGTPIPLWISPDGKEIVCIGSIDELERYSGVRVTDLHRESIDHIEIPSAVAGNPPLRRIAEVFDCWFESGSMPFAQSHYPFENPTEFMNNFPADFIAEGIDQTRGWFYTLLVISTALFNKAPFKNLNVTGLVLAADGQKMSKRKKNYPDPMEVVNKYGADALRLYLINSPVVRAENLRFKEEGVRDIIKDVFLPWFNAFRFLFQNVDRFTKEEGVVYRYDPVRHAEKRSTNVMDVWIISFKESLLKFVTEEMKAYRLYTVVPRLTRFIDQLTNWYVRMNRKRIKGEYGVEDCYHALDTLYDVLLAMVKMMAPFTPYLTEFMFQRLRLLSKEPLDGSVHYQMMPASKGRYINVKIERAVARMQAVVELGRVMRDRRTMPIKYPLTEVIVVHQSQEYLDDVRSLEAFILDELNVRRMTLSSERQRYGVKMRAEADHKTLGVRLKNDFKQVLLAIKQLTDEEITRQMAAGYFTIAGHRVELEEIRLIYQFSGGNEAFEAHSDNDVLVLLDMTPNEELMREGTAREIINRIQKLKKKAKLIPTDPVLIYYTVTAGGDGEVRRVAESHQSFIVSTVKSPFAPYVPEAANKPVLIEEAQELKGTTLTITICSPEDRELPASRWVNLLLDEAIVPRYQTGPASRKASLLLTGNRTGVALTFDQLRCEVESLFGLKDVRFNVLSGADGRRLEEKSFTKQVAALHQQTLYVTQGETLPAAANWAPVKVPYVAFRNVQSAGGRKATVFEENPLGVKCPVATES